The nucleotide window ACCGCATGCCACGACGTTTTTGTTACGCCGAGGATCAGCATATCGCCTTGCGGCGCGCCGCCGATCTTCGACGAATAGCGGGCTCCGACACGGATATGGTGGCGCGTCACGTCGTTGATGCGCGCGCCGTCGTCGATGAACGACGCCAGTGCGATCGACGGATGTTCCATCAGGTTCTGCCCGACGCCCGGCAGTCCGGCGACAACGTCGATGCCGAGATCGCGCAGATGCGCGACCGGCCCGATTCCGGAGCGCAGCAGCAACGCCGGCGAGCCAATCGCGCCCGACGATACGATGATCTCGCCGCCGCTCACGCGTTTGCTCTTATCGCCTTCCTGAATCACAACGCCCGTGCAACGCGTGCCATCGAAACTCAGGCTCGCGACTTCGGTGCCGGTTCTGATCGTGAGATTCGGCCGACTGCGCGTTGCCGCGTCGAGGTAAGCCGTCGCGACCGACACGCGCTGCTCGTTGAAATTGGAAATCGCAATCGGGAAATAGCCATCGCGGAAGTCGCCGTTCTGATCCGGCAAATAGTCATAACCTTGCGCCTCGAGCGCCGCGGCGACAGCTCGCGCATGGCCGGACCATTGCTCGGGGAAAATGCGCCGCACACGTATCGGCCCATTGGTGCCGTGCAGCGCATCATGAAAGTCAATATCCGTTTCCATCCGCTTGAAGAATGGCAGCACGGAATCCCAATTCCAGCCACGCGCGCCGTGTGTCTCCCAGGCGTCGTAATCGGACGGCGCACCACGGTTGAAGAACTGGCCGTTGATCGACGAACCACCACCGAGGATGCGCGCCTGTTCATACTTGCGTGCGCGGCCCGCCACGCCGTTGATCCGCACGGTCGACGCCTGCAACTCCGGCCAGATGTAGTCCGGATTCAGATAAGCGGTGCCCGGATAGCTGTCGAGGATCGCGGGTGGCACGTTGTCGAGTGAAATGTCGGCGCCCGCCTCGCAGAGAAGCACGCGGTTGGCGGGCTTCGCTGACAGGCGGCTCGCCAGCACGCAGCCGGCTGATCCGCCGCCGACGATGATGTAATCGAAATGCTCAGAAGGAGACGTTGCAGGCATGGGGCACTCCTTTCACATGCGCGCGCACTAACGCTGCGGATATCGCGCACTTCGGGTTCGAGCGGTGGGCTGGTCGGGACATGTGCGTGAGCCAATGGCATCCATGGCTATGCATTGATCCACACCGCCTTCGTATTGAGGAACTCCTCGACGTGTTCGCGTCCAGACTCGCGGCCGTAACCGCTCATCTTGTAGCCGCCGAACGGCACCGCTGGATCCATCGCCTGGTAGCAATTGACCCACACGGAACCGGTGCGCAAGCCACGCGTCACCTGCTGCGCCGTGGCGAGGCTGCGGGTCCACACGCCGCCGCCGAGGCCGAAGTCCGAGGTGTTGGCACGCGCGATCACATCGGCCGCGTCGCTGAACCGCAGTGCGGAAATCACCGGCCCGAAGATCTCCTCTCTCGCGATACGCATGTCGTCGCGCACGTTGGCGAATACCGTGGGTCGCACGAAAAATCCGTTGTTCAATTCGGACTGACCAGCCGGCAGGCCTCCACCGAGCAGCGTCGCGCCCTCATCCTGGCCGGCGCGCAGATAGCCGGCGACGCGCGTCAGTTGTTGCTCGGAGACGAGCGGCCCGAGCTGCATGTCGGGGTCGGCGGGATCGCCGACGCGCAATGCGTTGCCGAACGCCGCAACCTTTTCGACAAACTCGTCGTATACCGACTCCTGCACGAAGAGCCGCGTGCCGGCGCTACAGATCTGCCCGGAGTTGGCGAATACCGCCATCGCGGCAGCCGGCACCGCGGCGTCGAGATCGGCGTCAGCGAAAATGATGTGCGGCGATTTGCCGCCTAATTCCAGCGACAGGCGCTTGATGTTGCCGGCTGACGCCTCGATGATCTTCTGCCCGACGTGGGTAGAGCCGGTGAAGGCGATCTTGTCGACGTCATGGTGCGCGGCCAGTGCCGCGCCCGCGCCGCCGCGTCCGGTGACCACGTTCAGCACGCCCGGCGGCAAGCCTGCTTCGAGGCATAGTTCCCCTAGCCGCAACGACGACAGCGGCGACTGTTCAGCCGGTTTCAGCACCACCGTGCAGCCGGTGGCCAACGCCGGACCGATCTTCCACAACGCCAGGGTCAGCGGTCCATTCCAGGGCGTAATTGCGCCGACCACACCGAGCGGCTCCTTCACCGTGTACGAAAAGATATTGCCAGGGACCGAATTCGGAATCGTCTCGCCGTGAATGCTCATCGCAAGACCCGCGTAATAGCGGATCAGACCGACAGCGCGATCGCGCGAAGCGCGCGTGCGCAGCAAAGGCGCGCCCATATCGAGCGTATCCAGCGACGCCAGTTCTTCGTAGTGTTCGTCGAGGACATCCGCGAGACGCAGCAGCAGCGCCTGGCGCTCAGCCGGCTTGAACCGGCTCCACGGCCCTTCGAAAGCCTTGCGCGCCGAAGCGACAGCGCGATCGATATCGACCGCGTCACCATCGGACACCGTCGCGATCACGCGCCCCGTAGCCGGGTTGATCGACGTGAACGTCTGCCCCGAGGCCGCGCTCACATGCTGACCGTCGATCAATAGTCGTTTCTCGCCTTCGCGTAGGAAAGTCTGCTTTTCGCGCAGCGCGTCGTTGAATGACATCATGCCTGTCTCCTGTGAGCGGCGGCCTGACCGCTCCGTTTTATATCGCGAGCTTTTGCAAGCGGCGGTACGTCTCTATTCGATCGACGCCTTCGCTACAGACGGCACTGCGGTTTGCGAGGCGACGCGTGGTTCGCTCACCAACTCACCTGCCGCGATCTGTTCGCGCAACCTGTATTTCTGGATCTTCCCCGACGACGTCGCGGGAAATTCGTCGACAAAGAACCACAACGCCGGGGTCTTGTACGCCGCGAGCCGTGCGCGGCAAAACGCGTGCAGATCGTCGGCGGTCGGCTTTGGTATGTCGGCTTTGAAGCGCACCACGGCAACCACGATTTCGCCCCACTTCGAATCCGGCGCGCCGACCACCGCGACCTGTGCGACGGCCTCGTGGGTCCACAGCACGTCCTCGATCTCTTTCGGATAGATGTTCTCGCCGCCGCGGATGATCGAATCTTTCAGCCGACCGGTGATGCGCAGATAGCCGTGCTCGTCCATTCGTGCCTGGTCGCCAGTACGCAGCCAGCCGTCCTCGCGCAGCGTGCTTCTCGACGCTTCATGCATGTCGAAATAGCCGAGCATGGATTGATAGCCGCGTGCCCAGATTTCGCCCGTCTGGCCGAGCGGCAGAGTCGCGCCGGTTTGCGGGTCGGCGACCTTCACTTCCATCTGCGGCGCGGGACGTCCGATGGTTTCGGCCTGGCGCTCGGGTGTGTCGTCCGGAAAGGTCTGGCAGATGACGCCGTTCAGTTCCGTTTGCCCGAAGGTGATGGTGAAGCGGCAATCGAAGGTCTGCATGACCTTGACCACCAGCGGCGCCGGCACAGGTGTGCCGCCGCTCATGATCACCTTCAGACTCGTTAGATCCAGTCGCGGCCGGCTCGGATGCTCCATCAACGCGATCACCATGGTAGGCACCGCATGAATGTGATTGCCCCGCTCCGCGGCGATCAGTTCGAGCATGAACGCAGCGTCGAACTGTGTGAGCATCACGAAGGTGCCCAGCCGCGTGAACGCGCCTAACTGACTCCCCGCGCACCCGCCGACGTGAAAGAGCGGCATCGCGCTGACCCACACACCGCCTTCGGGAAAGTTCGCGCGTAACGACGCGAAGCGTGATGCGTTGACCAGGCCGCGATGGTGTAGACACGCCCCCTTCGGAAAACCAGTGGTCCCGGACGTGAACTGAATCTGCACCATATCGGTGGGCTGCACGCGCGGCAATTCAACCGGCGTGTCGCCGTCCTCGCAGAATTGCGCCCAGTCGTCGAAGCAGATCATCTCGCGCAGATGCGGCAAGCTCGGCGCAATCGCGTCGACAATCGCCCGCTGATCGGTATTGCGGTAGGCCGCGGTGAAAAATATTCCTGCCGCTCTCGCACTACGCAATACGTGACGGACTTCATCGGCGAGATAGGCGGGATTGACCGTCACGAGCACCAGACCGGCGAGACTCGCGCCATGCTGCAACAGAATCCATTCGGCGGAATTGGGCGACCACACCGCGACCCTATCGCCGGGAGCGAAGCGCTTCAACAAAGCAAACGCCACGCGCTCGGCAGCACTCAACAGTTCGCGATAGGTCCAGCGTCGAGTGGCCTTCGTGGCCGCGTTGCCCTCCACGAACGCAGTGCGATCGGGCACCTTCCGTGCGGCGTCGCGCAACACGTCGCCCAGTGTGGTTTCCCACAAATCCGGCGCACGATCCGCTGGCCAATACGATTCTTCAAGTTTCAACTCAGCTTGCATCCCGTTTCTCCCTCTTGCCCGACGGCGATGCAGACTGGCGGCCCGCACCTCGTGTGTCCCCTTTCAGCGTACAGCCGATTGCGCGGTTCACGGCGCCGACAGTGCCGCGAACGCCGGCGCGCGTTTTTCCTGCATCGACTTGACGCCTTCCAGATAGTCGGGGGCCTTCATCAATTCGCCGATCAGCCGCTTCGAATCTTCGACGGCAGCGCCCACGTTGGCGCTCAGCAACTCGGCATAGACCTGCCGCTTAGCGGTTTTGACCGCGATCGGCGAGGTGGTCTTCGCAAGGTCTTTGGCGATCTGCATGATCCGCGATTCGAATGTTTCCGCTTCGAACACGCCGTTCAACCAGCCCATACGGTCCGCTTCCTCGGCAACGAGCACACGGCCGGAAATCAGAATATCCATGGCATGCGTCAGGCCGACGATGCGCGGCAGAATCCACGCCAGCCCGTATTCGGCCGGCAGGCCCAGGCGCGGCGTCGAGGTGGTGAGCTTGGCGCCGCTCACCGCGTAGCGCAGGTCACAGAACGACGCGAGCGCCACGGCAATACCCGCGCAGGCGCCGTTGATCGCCGCAATCACGGGCTTTTGCAGACCCCAGTGCCAGACCATCTCGTGATCGAATTCCTCACGCACGCCATGTCCCGGTTGTGGCAACACCTGTGCATTGGTGCTTTCCACATAATCCTGTTTTGCGTCGACATAGTGATCGAGCGCCTTGAAATCGGCGCCGACGCAAAACTGCCGCCCCGCGCCGGTCACGACGATGACCCGCACCTCTGGATCCGCGTCGTGACTCGCCATCAGCCAGCGATATTCCTCGTTCATGCGTTTGGTCCAGGAATTGCCGCGACCCGGGCGGCTCAGGCGCACGATCGCCACGCCGTCTTCCTTGCTCGTTTCCGTGACATGCAGATCCATACTCTCGTCTCCTCTCATGGGCGTGCGACAAGCGCTCAATCACAGCGCCGTTAATGTCTGCACAACGCCGGCGAATCAGTCGAACACCTTGTTGCGTTCTTTAAAGGCGGCAGTGGTGCCTTTGTCGCGCCGCTCGCGCAAAAAGTTGTATTCATCTTCTTCCAGTCGAAGATTGGTCCCGAGCGTGTGGCCCACATAGCCACGATAGAACTGCTGAGAGCCACCGAGACTGTCGAGCGCCATCTGGAACATTGCCTTGCCGGTGACGAGCGCGTCGCGTGGATGCTGCGCGACGCGGCGGGCCCAGTCTTCGACGGTGGTTTCAAGTTGCTCCTGCGGCACGCTTTGATTCACGAGGCCAAGTCGTTCGGCGTCGCGGCCGTCGAAGTTGTCACCCAGCAGCAGTAATTCGCGCGCCTTCTTCGGACCATAGGTCATGATCTGCGTATTCAGATGCCACGTATTGCCGGCCAGTCCGAGGCGTTGTTCCGAATGGCTGAAGCGGGCGTCGTCCGCGGCAATCGCGAGGTCCACCAGTTCCACCAGGTAGAGCCCGGCGCCCGTGCACCACCCCTGCACCTGCGCAATCACCGGCTTCAGCGAATACTGGAACGCCATGTAGTTCTCACCAAGCTTGCGATCGCGCAGCAAGCGCGAACGCTGACTCGGCCGGCGCGGTTTCACACCGGGTTCGGTCGCTTCGAGCCCGTATGAGCGCACCGCGTCGTTGTAATCGTGCCCGGAGCAGAACGACTGCCCTCGCCCTTTCAGGATGATGACTTTGATGTCGTCGTCGGCCTCCGCTTCGTGAAGCGCTTCGACCAGCGTGTCGAGGTCGTCGAACTTCAGCGCGTTGTGCTTTTCGGGGCGATTGAGGATCAACCGCGCAACCGGACCGTCTTTCTCGACCAGGATCGCTGGTTCCATACATAGCTCCATGCAAAAGATTGCCAACCGCGTGGACCGGGCCGTCGACCGTTCAATCCGGCCCACTGCGCCAGCGCCCGAATAAATGCTACATCGTTTGACTAATAGTATCAACGAATGTAGTATTTTTTCAAGGCCAACCCGATCCCTCGCAAGCGCCGCATTGCCATTTAAGGCTTCATCGATCGGGATGCTTCTGGAAAACCCTGGAGAACAGATATGAGCGAGACACCGCACGGCGCCCACGCAGCGCCGCACGATCAAGGCGCACAGCCGCTGGCTGGCATACGGGTGATCGAATTTGCGCACTGGATGGCCGGCCCGCTCGCCGGCGGCCTGCTGGCCGATTGGGGTGCGGACGTGATCAAGATCGAGCCGCCGGGCGGCGAACCGATGCGGGCGATCTTCTCATCGCTCGGTGCGCGCAGCGACACGCCCAATGGTGCGTTTCTGGCGGCCAATCGCGGCAAACGGTCGGTGGCACTCGAAATCAAATCCGAGGCCGGCATGCAAGCGTTCGATGCCTTGCTGGCCAGCGCCGACGTGCTGCTCACCAACTTGCGCCCCGACGCATTGATGCGTCTCGAACTGACACCCGAGGCGATTCGCGAGCGCTATCCGCGGCTCGTCTACTGCTCGGTCAGCGCATACGGCTGGGGTGGTCCCGACCAGAACCGCCCAGGTTATGACGTGGCGGCTTTTTTCGCGCGCACCGGCATTTCGCACGAGATCACCCAGCAGGACAGCGCACCGCTCGCCCTGATGCAAGGCATCGGCGACAGCTTCACCGCGATGACGGCGGCGACCGGCACGCTGGCGGCATTGCTGGAGCGCGAGCGCACCGGCCGGGGCCAATTCGTCGAGGCTTCGTTATTGCGCACCGGCATGTGGGCGCTGTGCGGCGAACTCGGCGTGCAGGCCATGGGTGGCAACCCCAAGCCGCCGTATCCGCGCGGCGAGTCGCGTACGCCGCTGTACAACTCCTATCGCACTCAGGATGGCCGCTGGTTCTTCCTGGTAGGCGTGGAGGCGCAACGCCACCTGCCGTCGGTGCTCGCCGCGATCGGCCGCAGCGATTTGCTGGGCGACGAGCGCTTCAACAGCGCCCGGGCGATCGCGAAGCATCGCGCTGACTTCATTCCCATGCTCGACGCCGCGTTTGCCGCGCATCCGCTCGCGCATTGGGCCGAAGTGTTCGACGAACACGGAGTGTGGTGGGCGCCGGTGCAAACGCCGGCGGATCTGATCGACGACGCGCAGGCCGCCGCCACGGGCGCATGGATTGAAGTGGACACCGGCGCCGACTCGGCATCGGTGAAATCGGTTGAAGCGCCGATCCGTTTCGACGGCAAGCGACGTTCGCGCGTGGCCGGGTCGCCCGCCGTGGGTGAACACACTGACGAAGTCCTCGGCGCGCTGGGTCTTGCCGCACGCCAGTGCACCGATTCCTGAGTCACGCAATGCGTCTCGCGCACGACGCGCCTTCTATCCAATCACAGAGGTAAAAAATGGCGGAAGTCATGACCGAAGCCGGTCAATCCCAACGTTGGGGCCGCGATGTCGAATCGATCACGGTCGATCAGCATGCATGCCGCGCCTATCGAAACCGGCCACGCTCGCTCGCCGAATTGCTGACCGATAGCCTGCGCTGGGGTGAGCGGCCGTTTCTCGTCGAAGGACAACGGCGCCTCAGCTTCGAGACACATGCGCGCGCCGTCGGCGTGGTGGCGACACAGCTTCGCGCGGCCGGAGTGCGAACCGGCGACCGCGTGATGCTGCTCGGCTTCAACAGCGTCGAATGGCTGCTCGCGTTCTGGGCCACCCAGCGTCTGGGCGCCGTCGCCGCACTTGGCAATGCCTGGTGGAGCGACACGGAGACGGCTCACGCAGTGGACCTGGTGAAGCCCGCGCTCATCGTCACCGACCGTCCCGCAGAACGCACTTTTCCGGCCGGCTATTCACGGCTCGCCTTCGATCAGTTGCAAGCGGGACATGGCGCGGACGCGATGTTCCATCTGCCCGACGCGGATATCGCGGAAGACGATCCGGCTATTCTCATGTTCAGTTCGGGCACGACAGGCGCCGCCAAGGCCGTGGTGATGTCGCATCGCGCTGTGATCGCGAACATCCAGAATCTGCTGGTGCTGACCGGCCGCCTGCCGGATGAACTGGGCCCGGACCACGCCGGTACGACCAGCTTGCTGACCGTGCCGCTGTTTCATTTGTCGGGTATTCAGATCAGCTTCTCGACACTGCTGTCCGGCGGCGCACTGATCTTTCTGGAAGGGCGCTTCACACCCGAAAAGGTATTGAGTCTGATCCAGCAGGAACGCGTACGCGTGTGGGGCGGCATTCCGACGATGGTGTCACGCGTGGTCGAGTTCGAGCATTTCGCCGACTACGATACCTCCAGCGTCAAATCGATCCCGATGGGCGGCGCCGCGGTCTCGCCTGAACTGCGCGCGAAAATTCAGGCGGCGTTTCCGCTCATCAAGAAACGTGTCAACAGCTTGTATGGGTTGACGGAAGCCGGCGGCGTTTTGGCTGCGGCATCCGGTGCGGAGTTGCAAGGGCGGCCTGGTTGCGTCGGCCGGCCGTTGCCGGTAGTCGAGATCAGGATCGATAAAGCGGATCTGCACGGCGTGGGCGAAATCTGCGCGCGCACGCCGTCGGCGGCCAGCCGCTATTGGGGCGAAGAAGCGCCGATCGCCGACAAGGACGGTTGGATTCGTACCGGCGACCTCGGCCGTCTCGACGAAGAGAATCGACTTTATGTCGTGGGTCGTTCGAAAGACATCATCATTCGCGGCGGCGAGAATATCGCGTCGGCTCACGTGGAGAGGTGCCTCTCTACGCATCCGGGTGTGCTCGAAGTCGCCGTCGTGGCATTGCCGCATGACGATCTCGGCGAGGAAGTGGCGGCCGCCGTCGTGCTGCGGCCGGGCGCGACGATACGCGCGGACGATCTCGCGGCGCATGCGGGCACGACACTCGGGCGCTTCGAAATTCCGTCCCGCTGGTGGCTGCGCTACGACGCCTTGCCGACCAACGCGTCAGGCAAGATCCTCAAGCGTGAACTCGTCGAACAATGGCCCGCGGCTGACGCAACGGCCAGCCTGCATGACACGCAGCTCACGGAGCCTTCGCGTGTCACCCCCGACTGCTGAAGCCGGTTACCGCGCCGGCGCGGTGCCGGTTAGCTCCGTCCACCTCGCGTGGGCGGCGTCCTGCCAGCGCGCCCGAATCGTGCCCAGTTTCGCGGCGTCCTGGCGTCCCTGCCAACCGGCCGGCAACAGGATGTCCGGCAGACCGGGATCGATATAGGGCAGGCGTTGCAACTGATTGACCAGTTGCACGTGCGCAAACAGGATCGCGTCGTCGGAGCGCGGCCGCATCTTCTGGAAGGCCGATGCGAGTTCGCGATAGTGCTCCGACACGGCGTCGAGATTCCATGCTCGCTGGGCGAGTTCAGCATCGCTCACGCCGAGATCGAACGATTTCCCGACAAACCCGAATGCCACCCCCGACAGACCCAGCTCCGCGAGTACCGCCTTCGTTTCAGCCTGTCTGTTCACATGAGGGTTGACCCACAGCGCGGGCGATGGATTGCCGAAGCCCAACCAGCTCAGCGCGCGATAGGCTTTGACGCGCATCGTGCGATGCGTCTCGGGCAAGGACAGATGCAGGACCAGCCAATGACCGTTCCACGCCTCGCCCGCCAGCGACTTCACACGCAGCGACCCCGCTGCGATCAGATCGCGGCCGCGCGTGGTCAGCGACCAGCTGGCGCGCCGGCCGTCACGTGCATTCTCGATCCATCCTGCCGTTGCCGCACGCGCAATCGCCTGGCGAGCCGCTTTCTCGGCCACGCCAACCCCTTCTAATGCGTGCAGCAAGGTAGCCGTCCACACGGGACGATCCTCGCGCACGACGAACTCGCCGAGCAGCGTCAACAGAAGCGACCGCGCGCTGCCCGGCGTGACGCGTTCTGCGGTATCGGCCTCGTCGCCGAATTCAATTGCGTTGTGAGACGAATCTGCCATGCCGCGTTCCTGATCTGACGAACGTAAAAATGGAGGGTGCTGTTTAAAAACGTCCGATGGTAGGTAGTTTGCCACGGACACGTCAAGCCGCGAAGCGTGCCCACCTGAGCGGCTGCCCTCTGCTTCATGCCGCAAACGTGGCGTGGCTGAACACGCCTTGCGCGGTCGCGATAAGCAAACCGCTGTCGGTCCACGCCTCGCCGTTGGCAAAAAACACTGAACGGCCTTCGCGCTGAACGTAGCCCTTGCCGACGATATGCGTGCCCACGCCCTTCTCCAGATACGACAGCGTCAGCGAAAGGGTTGAGCCTACGCGCTGCTTCCCCTCTTCACGATTGAACAGACCCGCGAGACCACACACCGAGTCCAGCAGCGCGGCGGTTACACCGCCGTGCAGAATGCCGCCGGAATTCAGCAGGCTCGGCGTGACCGGTAAAACGATCTCGGCATAGCCGTCACGCCACACTTCGACCCTTGCGCCAAGCAGATCGATGAACGGATTGAGCTTCACGTGTCCCTTCTCCATGATGAATTAACGAACGCATCCCCCGGCGCCGGAAATCGGCGTTTAAGGGTAAACACGTCGCTGCATAAATGCTACATGAGATGTAAATTGATATCACACAATGTAGCATATCAGAAGCGCTCCGTAACAACCCATGTTCCGCGATGAACGAATCGCGGCTACGCAAAGCGCCACGCCAGATCAATATCCTTAGTCGTACGTATAACAAAAAAATCTTGATCATTTGGAGACGTTGATGAAGAAGATTGCTTTCGGCATGACCTGTCTTGTATTCACAGGCGCCGCGCACGCGACTGTGACGCTCTATGGCCTGATCGACGCGGGCCTCACCTATACCAACAATCAGAAGGGGTCATCGAACTGGCAGACCGCCAGCAGCGTGATGCAGGGCGACGCCTGGGGACTGCGTGTCACAGAAGACCTGGGCGGTGGATTGACAAGCGTCGCGGTGGTGGAAAGCGGCTTCAACCTGTTCGATGGCACTTTCATGCAAGGCGGCCGCGAATTTGGCAGGCAAGCGTATCTTGGCCTGTCGAATCAGTACGGCACGGTGTCGGTCGGCCGGCAATACGACCTGATCGCGGATTTCGTCATCCCGGTCAGCTCGGTACCGTATCTCGGTGTCTATTCCGGGCATGTTCAGGATAACGACAACCTCCAGCACACGTTCCGCCTTAGCAACGCGGTCAAATACATCAGCCCGAGCTACGGCGGTTTTTCGTTCGGCGGTATTTACGCATTCGGCAATGAGGCGGGCTCGTTCGCGACCAATCGGGTATGGAACGTCGGGGCAAGCTATAAACACGGCGCATTTTCAATTGCCGCGGCGTACGAGGCGCTAAGCCAGCCGGCCGGGAACACGACGGGCGCGGTGGGTGTGTCCGGGACTTCCGGCTCGGATTATCCGTCGCTCCCGGCGCTCTACGAGACCGGCACTGTGCTCAAACAACAGATCGCGGTCGTGTCCGGTAACTACCAGATCGGCAAGTTCACCGTCGGTGCGACCTACAGCCATGTGCGTTTCGACGTCACTACCTCGCCCGTGAATGTCGACAACTTCGAAGTCTTCGGCAGTTACGCGGCGAGTCCCGCGTTGTTTCTGACCACCGCACTCGCACAGAGCAACGTCAAGCTGGTGGATTCGGGCATGAAGCCGAAGTATCAGCAAGTTAGCG belongs to Paraburkholderia aromaticivorans and includes:
- a CDS encoding enoyl-CoA hydratase/isomerase family protein is translated as MEPAILVEKDGPVARLILNRPEKHNALKFDDLDTLVEALHEAEADDDIKVIILKGRGQSFCSGHDYNDAVRSYGLEATEPGVKPRRPSQRSRLLRDRKLGENYMAFQYSLKPVIAQVQGWCTGAGLYLVELVDLAIAADDARFSHSEQRLGLAGNTWHLNTQIMTYGPKKARELLLLGDNFDGRDAERLGLVNQSVPQEQLETTVEDWARRVAQHPRDALVTGKAMFQMALDSLGGSQQFYRGYVGHTLGTNLRLEEDEYNFLRERRDKGTTAAFKERNKVFD
- a CDS encoding aldehyde dehydrogenase family protein → MMSFNDALREKQTFLREGEKRLLIDGQHVSAASGQTFTSINPATGRVIATVSDGDAVDIDRAVASARKAFEGPWSRFKPAERQALLLRLADVLDEHYEELASLDTLDMGAPLLRTRASRDRAVGLIRYYAGLAMSIHGETIPNSVPGNIFSYTVKEPLGVVGAITPWNGPLTLALWKIGPALATGCTVVLKPAEQSPLSSLRLGELCLEAGLPPGVLNVVTGRGGAGAALAAHHDVDKIAFTGSTHVGQKIIEASAGNIKRLSLELGGKSPHIIFADADLDAAVPAAAMAVFANSGQICSAGTRLFVQESVYDEFVEKVAAFGNALRVGDPADPDMQLGPLVSEQQLTRVAGYLRAGQDEGATLLGGGLPAGQSELNNGFFVRPTVFANVRDDMRIAREEIFGPVISALRFSDAADVIARANTSDFGLGGGVWTRSLATAQQVTRGLRTGSVWVNCYQAMDPAVPFGGYKMSGYGRESGREHVEEFLNTKAVWINA
- a CDS encoding enoyl-CoA hydratase-related protein, with amino-acid sequence MDLHVTETSKEDGVAIVRLSRPGRGNSWTKRMNEEYRWLMASHDADPEVRVIVVTGAGRQFCVGADFKALDHYVDAKQDYVESTNAQVLPQPGHGVREEFDHEMVWHWGLQKPVIAAINGACAGIAVALASFCDLRYAVSGAKLTTSTPRLGLPAEYGLAWILPRIVGLTHAMDILISGRVLVAEEADRMGWLNGVFEAETFESRIMQIAKDLAKTTSPIAVKTAKRQVYAELLSANVGAAVEDSKRLIGELMKAPDYLEGVKSMQEKRAPAFAALSAP
- a CDS encoding class I adenylate-forming enzyme family protein, with the protein product MTEAGQSQRWGRDVESITVDQHACRAYRNRPRSLAELLTDSLRWGERPFLVEGQRRLSFETHARAVGVVATQLRAAGVRTGDRVMLLGFNSVEWLLAFWATQRLGAVAALGNAWWSDTETAHAVDLVKPALIVTDRPAERTFPAGYSRLAFDQLQAGHGADAMFHLPDADIAEDDPAILMFSSGTTGAAKAVVMSHRAVIANIQNLLVLTGRLPDELGPDHAGTTSLLTVPLFHLSGIQISFSTLLSGGALIFLEGRFTPEKVLSLIQQERVRVWGGIPTMVSRVVEFEHFADYDTSSVKSIPMGGAAVSPELRAKIQAAFPLIKKRVNSLYGLTEAGGVLAAASGAELQGRPGCVGRPLPVVEIRIDKADLHGVGEICARTPSAASRYWGEEAPIADKDGWIRTGDLGRLDEENRLYVVGRSKDIIIRGGENIASAHVERCLSTHPGVLEVAVVALPHDDLGEEVAAAVVLRPGATIRADDLAAHAGTTLGRFEIPSRWWLRYDALPTNASGKILKRELVEQWPAADATASLHDTQLTEPSRVTPDC
- a CDS encoding AMP-binding protein, which gives rise to MQAELKLEESYWPADRAPDLWETTLGDVLRDAARKVPDRTAFVEGNAATKATRRWTYRELLSAAERVAFALLKRFAPGDRVAVWSPNSAEWILLQHGASLAGLVLVTVNPAYLADEVRHVLRSARAAGIFFTAAYRNTDQRAIVDAIAPSLPHLREMICFDDWAQFCEDGDTPVELPRVQPTDMVQIQFTSGTTGFPKGACLHHRGLVNASRFASLRANFPEGGVWVSAMPLFHVGGCAGSQLGAFTRLGTFVMLTQFDAAFMLELIAAERGNHIHAVPTMVIALMEHPSRPRLDLTSLKVIMSGGTPVPAPLVVKVMQTFDCRFTITFGQTELNGVICQTFPDDTPERQAETIGRPAPQMEVKVADPQTGATLPLGQTGEIWARGYQSMLGYFDMHEASRSTLREDGWLRTGDQARMDEHGYLRITGRLKDSIIRGGENIYPKEIEDVLWTHEAVAQVAVVGAPDSKWGEIVVAVVRFKADIPKPTADDLHAFCRARLAAYKTPALWFFVDEFPATSSGKIQKYRLREQIAAGELVSEPRVASQTAVPSVAKASIE
- a CDS encoding GMC family oxidoreductase, with amino-acid sequence MPATSPSEHFDYIIVGGGSAGCVLASRLSAKPANRVLLCEAGADISLDNVPPAILDSYPGTAYLNPDYIWPELQASTVRINGVAGRARKYEQARILGGGSSINGQFFNRGAPSDYDAWETHGARGWNWDSVLPFFKRMETDIDFHDALHGTNGPIRVRRIFPEQWSGHARAVAAALEAQGYDYLPDQNGDFRDGYFPIAISNFNEQRVSVATAYLDAATRSRPNLTIRTGTEVASLSFDGTRCTGVVIQEGDKSKRVSGGEIIVSSGAIGSPALLLRSGIGPVAHLRDLGIDVVAGLPGVGQNLMEHPSIALASFIDDGARINDVTRHHIRVGARYSSKIGGAPQGDMLILGVTKTSWHAVGRRIGTLLNYVNNPFSKRGEVTLQSSDWRVRPNVALNLLDDERDLDRLVDGFQRMALLQASASMQAVTKDPFPASYSEKVRQVAMLSAKNKFITDVLAKLLDGPAPLRSFLMRRVVAGGPTLEELLGDDKALRAFIRGACVGVWHASCTCRMGAADDPLAVTDEFARVRGVQGLRVVDASIFPVVPGANTNAPTLMVAEKIADGLLSVQPDGGTIADRTMSPA
- a CDS encoding PaaX family transcriptional regulator — encoded protein: MADSSHNAIEFGDEADTAERVTPGSARSLLLTLLGEFVVREDRPVWTATLLHALEGVGVAEKAARQAIARAATAGWIENARDGRRASWSLTTRGRDLIAAGSLRVKSLAGEAWNGHWLVLHLSLPETHRTMRVKAYRALSWLGFGNPSPALWVNPHVNRQAETKAVLAELGLSGVAFGFVGKSFDLGVSDAELAQRAWNLDAVSEHYRELASAFQKMRPRSDDAILFAHVQLVNQLQRLPYIDPGLPDILLPAGWQGRQDAAKLGTIRARWQDAAHARWTELTGTAPAR
- a CDS encoding CaiB/BaiF CoA transferase family protein, giving the protein MSETPHGAHAAPHDQGAQPLAGIRVIEFAHWMAGPLAGGLLADWGADVIKIEPPGGEPMRAIFSSLGARSDTPNGAFLAANRGKRSVALEIKSEAGMQAFDALLASADVLLTNLRPDALMRLELTPEAIRERYPRLVYCSVSAYGWGGPDQNRPGYDVAAFFARTGISHEITQQDSAPLALMQGIGDSFTAMTAATGTLAALLERERTGRGQFVEASLLRTGMWALCGELGVQAMGGNPKPPYPRGESRTPLYNSYRTQDGRWFFLVGVEAQRHLPSVLAAIGRSDLLGDERFNSARAIAKHRADFIPMLDAAFAAHPLAHWAEVFDEHGVWWAPVQTPADLIDDAQAAATGAWIEVDTGADSASVKSVEAPIRFDGKRRSRVAGSPAVGEHTDEVLGALGLAARQCTDS